One window of Fusobacterium sp. IOR10 genomic DNA carries:
- a CDS encoding IS3 family transposase, whose product YIDYYNNQRIKIKLKGLTPAEYRNQSLN is encoded by the coding sequence TTATATTGATTATTATAATAATCAGAGAATTAAAATAAAATTAAAAGGATTAACTCCTGCAGAATACAGGAATCAATCCTTAAATTAA